From one Amycolatopsis sp. FDAARGOS 1241 genomic stretch:
- a CDS encoding DUF4436 family protein, with the protein MYATVQKVDAVAREVTVRVLVQPRGSLGEDDGAAPAADLTQLNSSSLRGDHTFPAHERIASTDLPIALAGGAVTDNPFDGYDSRIQFEAVLGGKPMPVQLTLDKVDSLFSLSITGDADAGLEVHLTRTTSVLVFGLFMMFVMWAITVAVALGARHLISRRRGLVWPAFGFMAASLFALAAFRNAAPVADRLAARLHGVPVGRGDRRAECLRVGDRRIHHGKPDPVVECRPTRESSGRGRRQEASCDHPQPGLAAGARDRPRPPDGGHPKRPAGGVAHAVAPHAGPPCQDPGIASTAGSARMARHHLDPTPATTIDAFSRDTAPVLTVDPGDTVVAGSLDAHGFLERQHTPGEARPRMFDLSRGHCLTGPIAVRGAEPGTVLAVRLDALRPGEWGWTTAAAKDNWLTRELGVAGGPRGQLLWELAGATGTNNFGHTMALAPFLGVLGLPPAEPGDHSTIPPRAEGGGNLDCRELVAGSTLFLPVTVSGANLHVGDGHAAQGDGEVGGTAIECPMTTELTLDVVTGRPVPGIHAEAPAGRITFGFSADLNKATAEALGAMLTWLQSLYDLDRPTALALASPVVDLRVTQIANETWGVHALLPTGAIR; encoded by the coding sequence GTGTACGCCACGGTGCAGAAAGTGGACGCCGTCGCGCGGGAGGTGACGGTGCGGGTGCTCGTCCAGCCGCGCGGGAGCCTCGGCGAGGACGACGGGGCGGCGCCGGCGGCGGACCTCACGCAGCTGAACTCCTCGAGCCTGCGCGGCGACCACACCTTCCCCGCCCACGAACGCATCGCGAGCACCGACCTGCCGATCGCGCTCGCCGGCGGCGCGGTGACCGACAACCCCTTCGACGGCTACGACAGCCGCATCCAGTTCGAGGCCGTGCTGGGCGGCAAGCCGATGCCGGTGCAGCTCACGCTGGACAAGGTCGACAGCCTGTTCAGCCTCTCGATCACCGGCGACGCCGACGCCGGCCTGGAGGTCCACCTCACCCGCACCACCAGCGTGCTCGTGTTCGGGCTGTTCATGATGTTCGTGATGTGGGCGATCACGGTCGCGGTGGCGCTCGGGGCGCGCCACCTGATTTCGCGCCGGCGCGGGCTGGTGTGGCCGGCGTTCGGGTTCATGGCCGCGTCCCTGTTCGCACTGGCCGCGTTCCGCAACGCGGCGCCCGTCGCCGATCGGCTCGCTGCTCGATTACACGGCGTTCCTGTGGGCCGAGGTGATCGTCGCGCTGAGTGTCTTCGCGTCGGTGATCGCCGGATCCATCACGGAAAACCGGACCCAGTTGTCGAATGCCGACCCACCCGGGAGTCGTCAGGACGAGGACGACGACAGGAGGCAAGCTGTGATCACCCTCAACCTGGCCTGGCAGCTGGAGCACGAGACCGACCGCGACCGCCGGACGGCGGACACCCGAAACGGCCGGCTGGCGGTGTTGCTCACGCGGTGGCGCCGCACGCCGGGCCGCCGTGCCAAGATCCGGGGATCGCATCGACCGCAGGGAGCGCCCGCATGGCCCGGCACCACCTCGACCCCACGCCCGCCACGACGATCGACGCCTTCAGCCGGGACACCGCACCCGTCCTGACCGTCGACCCGGGCGACACGGTGGTCGCGGGGTCGCTCGACGCCCACGGGTTCCTGGAGCGCCAGCACACGCCCGGGGAGGCGCGGCCGCGGATGTTCGACCTGAGCCGCGGCCACTGCCTCACCGGTCCCATCGCCGTGCGCGGCGCCGAACCCGGCACCGTGCTCGCGGTGCGGCTCGACGCGCTGCGCCCCGGCGAATGGGGCTGGACGACCGCCGCGGCGAAGGACAACTGGCTCACGCGCGAGCTAGGTGTCGCCGGCGGTCCGCGCGGGCAGCTGCTGTGGGAACTCGCCGGGGCCACCGGCACGAACAACTTCGGCCACACGATGGCGCTGGCGCCGTTCCTCGGCGTCCTCGGCCTGCCGCCCGCCGAACCCGGCGACCACTCGACGATCCCGCCCCGCGCCGAGGGCGGCGGCAACCTCGACTGCCGAGAGCTCGTGGCCGGCTCCACGTTGTTCCTGCCGGTCACGGTCTCCGGCGCGAACCTGCACGTCGGCGACGGCCACGCGGCGCAGGGCGACGGCGAGGTCGGCGGCACGGCCATCGAGTGCCCGATGACCACGGAGCTCACGCTCGACGTCGTCACCGGCCGGCCCGTGCCCGGAATCCACGCCGAGGCCCCCGCCGGCCGGATCACGTTCGGGTTCTCCGCGGACCTCAACAAGGCCACCGCGGAAGCGCTCGGCGCGATGCTCACGTGGCTGCAGTCGCTCTACGACCTCGACCGCCCGACGGCGCTGGCGCTCGCGAGCCCCGTGGTCGACCTGCGCGTCACGCAGATCGCGAACGAGACGTGGGGCGTGCACGCGCTACTCCCCACCGGCGCGATCCGCTGA
- a CDS encoding agarase, whose product MAFFRVAKRRQWTFLDPRGEPFPSIGVAHAHDTNLRYGHNLDIWRERYGGDRAKWLRDGLGKDLREWGFTTVGATGEYISGTGLGVTGMVVDLGHAEDLPGVEVAEAGLPYVQALRVAEIEAWNGYPAFRDPRSAAFAEYCDHLARTLCRPDDPLLLGYFLVDGPAWAGHPTGAGWAGPLAEIAEAYYATATAAIRRHDQNHLILGDRYGTKAGAPGEVLDAAAKHVDVLSVQTFPKPGGLAQALETIERWHTRTGLPVLVADTGNWCPTRLSPHRTGSAGDQAERAEGYVHTAETLAALDWCLGWHWCAYVENPQRGWGLKDPWDEPYEALTGPVAETNRRLAGAWAARRA is encoded by the coding sequence ATGGCGTTCTTCAGGGTGGCCAAGCGACGGCAGTGGACTTTCCTGGACCCGCGTGGCGAGCCGTTCCCGTCGATCGGTGTCGCGCACGCGCACGACACGAATCTGCGTTACGGGCACAACCTGGACATCTGGCGGGAACGCTACGGCGGCGACCGTGCGAAGTGGCTGCGGGACGGGCTCGGCAAGGACCTGCGCGAGTGGGGTTTCACCACCGTCGGCGCGACAGGGGAGTACATCAGTGGCACCGGGCTCGGCGTGACGGGCATGGTGGTCGACCTGGGCCACGCGGAGGACCTGCCCGGGGTGGAGGTCGCGGAGGCGGGGTTGCCGTACGTGCAGGCGTTGCGCGTCGCGGAGATCGAGGCGTGGAACGGCTATCCGGCATTCCGCGATCCCCGCTCGGCGGCGTTCGCCGAGTACTGCGATCACCTCGCGCGCACGCTTTGCCGGCCGGACGATCCGCTGCTGCTCGGGTACTTCCTGGTCGACGGGCCGGCCTGGGCGGGCCACCCGACGGGCGCGGGCTGGGCCGGGCCGCTCGCGGAGATCGCCGAGGCGTACTACGCGACGGCCACCGCGGCGATCCGGCGCCACGACCAGAACCACCTGATCCTCGGCGACCGGTACGGCACGAAAGCGGGCGCACCGGGCGAAGTGCTCGACGCGGCCGCGAAGCACGTGGACGTGCTGTCGGTGCAGACGTTCCCGAAACCCGGCGGCTTGGCCCAAGCGCTGGAGACGATCGAGCGCTGGCACACCCGCACCGGCCTGCCCGTGCTGGTCGCCGACACCGGCAACTGGTGCCCGACGCGCCTGAGCCCGCACCGCACCGGCAGCGCAGGCGACCAGGCCGAGCGCGCCGAGGGCTACGTCCACACGGCCGAAACCCTTGCCGCGCTGGACTGGTGCCTGGGCTGGCATTGGTGCGCGTACGTGGAGAACCCGCAGCGCGGCTGGGGGCTCAAGGACCCGTGGGACGAACCGTACGAAGCGCTCACCGGCCCCGTCGCCGAGACGAACCGGCGCCTCGCCGGCGCCTGGGCGGCCCGCCGTGCCTGA
- a CDS encoding TetR/AcrR family transcriptional regulator yields MPDETRRNPHVHRAILDAAWDLTAAGGWAAVSVDAIAARAGVGKRTVYRWWPSKAAVVLEAFLDRARVNPVITRATTAEGLLRAHARHFVDLYVDTELGRVFTGLLGAAQQDPDLAARLGEHWFEPRRAPLRTSTEAALPPGTDVELLLDLVFAPLHYRLLTGRRPLDHAYADAVVTAVLLGGTGN; encoded by the coding sequence GTGCCTGACGAGACCCGCCGCAACCCGCACGTCCACCGCGCCATCCTCGACGCCGCCTGGGACCTCACCGCCGCCGGCGGCTGGGCCGCGGTGAGCGTCGACGCGATCGCCGCCCGCGCCGGCGTCGGCAAGCGCACGGTCTACCGCTGGTGGCCGAGCAAGGCGGCCGTCGTGCTGGAGGCGTTCCTCGACCGGGCGCGCGTGAACCCGGTGATCACCCGCGCCACCACCGCCGAAGGCCTGCTGCGCGCCCACGCCCGCCACTTCGTCGACCTCTACGTGGACACCGAACTCGGCCGCGTCTTCACCGGCCTGCTCGGAGCCGCCCAGCAGGACCCCGACCTCGCCGCCCGCCTCGGCGAGCACTGGTTCGAGCCCCGGCGCGCGCCTTTGCGCACCTCCACGGAAGCGGCCCTCCCGCCCGGAACCGACGTGGAGTTGTTGCTGGACTTGGTGTTCGCGCCGCTGCACTACCGGCTGCTCACCGGGCGCCGTCCGCTCGACCACGCGTATGCGGACGCCGTCGTCACCGCGGTCCTGCTCGGCGGCACCGGGAACTGA